The window TCGTTAGGCTCTTTGAACAGCTGCTTCATGTCGTCGGACAGTTCGAAGTTCATGTTAAGGTTTTTCGGTGGGATAGGCTGTTTGAACCACTTATCAAACCATTTGGCCGCTTCGCCGGAGGTTTGGGCCTGAGCGATGGTGTCGTCGACCAGCTTCTTGAACTCAGGATCGTCTTTGCGCAGCATGCAGCCGTAAGCCTCTTTAGACTGCGGCGTGCCGAGGATTTCCCACTGATCCGGCTTCTTCGCCTTCGCGCGTTCGCCCGCCAACAGGGCGTCATCCATCATAAAGGCCACCGCGCGGCCGCTTTCCAGGGTGCGGAAGGAGTCGCCGTGGTCTTTGGCGCTGATGATGCGCATGTTCATCTTGCCGCTGTCATTCAGTTTGTTCAGCAGCACTTCAGAGGTGGTGCCGGAGGTTACGACCACAGGTTTGCCGGCCAGATCTTTGAAATCTTTGATGTCCGAGCCTTTTTTCACCAGCAGGCGGGTACCGACCACGAAGATGGTATCGGAGAAGGCGGCCTGTTTCTGGCGTTCGAGGTTGTTGGTGGTGGAGCCGCACTCGAAGTCATAGGTGCCATTCTGCAGCAGCGGGATACGGTTCTGCGAGGTAATCGGCAGCATTTTCACCTGCAGGCCCGGCAGGTTCAGCTTTTTCTTAACTGCTTCAACGATTTGGTTAGAGTAATCCTGGGAGTAGCCCACCACTTTTTGCTGGTTGTCGTAGTAGGAAAAAGGCACTGACGATTCGCGGTGGCCGACAACGATCACGCCGTTGTCTTTGATTTTTTTCAGCGTACCGGTCAGTTCTTCCGCATGGGCTACGCTACTTGCCATACCGATCAGCAGTAACGATAACGCCAATTTACGCATTTGCATGGTCCAACTCCTTTGCTGTTGTGGTGGCTCTGACTAAAGAGCGTCAGGTTTAAAGCGACTATTTATTGCTCAAGTTATAAACATAGTCTGAGTACATATGACCGTTAGAAAATAGCCGATTGTGAATACATTGAAACTAAAATGTTTCTTTTTTTGAGACGCCGCGCGCACCAAATTAATGCAATAAAACGGCGCTGCACCCGCTTGGTGCGCCTGACGCTCCCGAATTGCGCACAAGTACGGCAAGGCGTCAGTAAAAGTAAATCGGCGGTTTAATAACGGAATAACTAAAGCAAGGAGCATGCCAGAAGCATTGATTTGGCAATGTTTTCAGCGAAGGAGGGGAAATGCAGAGGCGCAGCCGGCGGCTGCGCCTCCGGGGGCTATTTGCGGCGCAGGCCCAGCGTCAATGCCCAACCGCCGAGCAGCAGGGTGATGACCCACAGCGGTACGGCGCCAAAGCGAGCGTAAGGCGTTACGCCGGTGGTCGGCGTGATGTTCACTTCCAGCACGCGGCGGGTGAACTGCGGGATCTCGGCGATCACCTCACCGTTGGCGTCCACCGCGGCGGTGACGCCGTTGTTGGTGCTGCGCAACAGCGGGCGGCCCAGTTCCAGCGCACGCATGCGCGCCATCTGGAAGTGCTGCCATGGGCCGATGGAGTGGCCGAACCAGGCGTCGTTGGAGATGGTCAGCAGGAAATTGGTGTCCGGCCGGAAGTTGTCGCGCACCTGCTGGCCCAGCACTATTTCATAGCAGATGGCGGCCGTCAGGTTGTATCCCCGCACGCTCAGCTGTGGCTGCACGTAATCGCCGCGGCTGAAACCGGACATCGGCAGGTTGAAGAACGGCGCCAGCGGGCGCAGCAGGGTTCCCAGCGGCACGAACTCGCCGAACGGCACCAGATGGTGTTTGTTGTAGCGGTCTTTGGCCGGGTAGCTGTAAGGCGTCGGCTCACCCAGCACGATGGCGCTATTGTATTCCTGCACGCCCTGCGGCGTGGCGCGCGCGTCGACAATGCCGGTGATCAGGCTGCTGTTCTTGGCGCGCATCAGGTCATCCATCATGGTCAGGAAGCCGTTCTGACGAGGTTCAAAGTCCGGAATGGCGGACTCCGGCCAGATGATGATCGGCGCTTTGCCCATATAGGGGCGGGTTTCGTCCAGATAGGTCTGCAGCGTGCTGAGTAGAATGCTCGGATCCCACTTCATCGACTGGGCGATGTTGCCTTGCACCATGGCGACATTCACCGCCTTCTCTGGCTGCGGAGTGAACCAGTGCAGCTGGCGCAGCGGCCACGGCAGCAACAGCAGCGCGGCGGCAATCACCGCCGGCGCAACGCGGCGCTCATTGATGGCGTACACCAGCAGGCCGGCGATCGCCATCAGCATGAAGGTGATGGCGTCGACGCCCAGCAGCGGCGCCACGCCCTTCAGCGGGCCGTTAATCTGGCTGTAGCCGAACTGCAGCCACGGGAAACCGGTCAGCACCCAGCCGCGCAGGAATTCGGTCACCTGCCACAGCGCCGGCGCGGCGATAGCCAGCCGCCACCAGCTGGTGGCCGGCCAGATGCGCGTCAGCAGCCCGGCGAACAGCCCGGTATACAGCGACAGATAGGCGGCGAGCAGCGCCACCAGGAAGATATTGACGGCGAACGGCATGCCGCCGAAATCAGCGATGCTGACGTATACCCAGTTGACGCCGGTGCCGAACAGCCCAAGCCCCCAGCAGAAGCCGAGCAGGGCGGATTGTTTGGCGGTGCGATTGAGCGTTACGGCCAGCAGGCCAAACAGGGAGACAATGGCCGCAGGCCACACATCGTAAGGGGAAAACGCCAGCGTTCCGCTGGCGCCAGACAACAGCGCCAGCAGGGCGCGAACCCGCTGGCGTTCAAGTAGTGGGGCTTTAGCCATGTTGGATTTAGTCTTCCAGTTTCGGTGGCGGAGAATCGTCCGGAATTTTTACATGAACCTGGATAATACGTCGACTGTCGGCCATCGCAACTTTAAATAGGTAACCTTCGATTTCAATGGTTTCCCCGCGCGCAGGCAGGTGGCCGAAGGCCTGCATCACCAGCCCGCCGATGGTGTCGACCTCGTCGTCGCTGAAGTGGGTGCCGAAGGTTTCGTTGAAGTCTTCGATCGGCGCCAGTGCGCGCACGGTGTACATGTGGCGGCTGAGCTGGCGGATATCCAGATCTTCTTCGTCGTCGTACTCGTCTTCTATTTCGCCGACGATCAGCTCCAGAATGTCTTCGATAGTGACCAGGCCGGATACGCCGCCGAATTCGTCAATGACAATCGCCATGTGATAACGCTGGGAGCGGAACTCTTTCAGCATCCGGTCGACCCGCTTGCTTTCCGGCACCACCACCGCGGTGCGCAGCACCTTGTCGATGCTGAACGGCTCGGAGTCTGCGCGCATGAACGGCAGCAGGTCCTTGGCCATCAGGATGCCTTCGATGTGATCTTTGTCTTCGCTGATCACCGGGAAGCGCGAGTGGGCGGATTCGATAATCACGTCCAGGCACTCTTCCAGCGTCTGGTTGCGCTTGAGCGTCACCATCTGGGAGCGCGGGATCATGATGTCGCGCACGCGCTGCTCGGCGATATCCATCACGCCTTCCAGCATGTCGCGGGTATCGGGATCGATCAGGTCGTTTTGCTCGGAATCACGGATCAGCTCTACCAGATCGCCACGGTTTTTGGGTTCGCCGTGGAACAGCTGGTTAAGGATAAGAGTAAAGAACCCCTTCTTGGGACTGGGGCTGTCATTGCTTGATGAATGGTCGTCGCTCATGGCGTTTTAGTTAATGTCACTCATGTCAGAGTTAAGGGGCGTCGGCGACAGCCCCGCAAGGGGGCTGTGAGGTAAACGGCCGACGTCAGACGGGGTCTTTTTCCGCCAGGTACGGATCGGGGTAACCCAGTCCGTGCATGATTTCGGTTTCCAAAGACTCCATTTCTTCGGCTTCATCGTCTTCGATGTGGTCATACCCTAACAGATGAAGACTGCCATGGACAACCATATGCGCCCAGTGGGCCTCCAGCGTCTTGCCCTGTTCGGCGGCTTCCTGTTCAACCACCTGGCGGCAGATGATCAGATCGCCGAGCAGCGGCAGCTCGATGCCCGGCGGGGCTTCGAACGGGAAGGACAATACGTTGGTCGGTTTGTCCTTCCCGCGGTAGGTCAAATTCAGTTCGTTGCTTTCCGCTTCGTCCACCAGGCGCACCGTCACTTCGGCCTCTTCCTGGAATTGCGGCAGCACGCCTTCCAGCCAGCGCTGGAAGGTGGCTTCTGCCGGCAGGCCGTTGCTGTCTTCACAGGCAATCTGCAAATCCAAAATCACCTGGCTCATGGTGTCTCCTGCTCGGAGGCGAGGTTCGCCTCGCGTTTACGTTGTTCGGCAATCGCGTCTTTGCGTTTCTGCTCGGCGGCTTCCCAGGCTTCATAGGCGATAACCACGCGGGCCACCACCGGGTGGCGCACCACGTCTTCGCTGTGGAAGAAGTTGAAGCTCAGCTCTTCCACGTCCGACAGCACTTCCACCGCGTGGCGCAGGCCGGATTTTTGGTTGCGCGGCAGGTCGATTTGGGTCACGTCGCCGGTGATCACCGCTTTCGAATTGAAGCCGATGCGCGTCAGGAACATCTTCATCTGTTCGATGGTGGTGTTCTGGCTTTCGTCCAGAATGATAAAGGCGTCGTTCAGCGTGCGGCCGCGCATATAGGCCAGCGGCGCAACCTCGATCACGTTGCGTTCAATCAGCTTCTCTACGCGCTCGAAGCCCAGCATTTCGAACAGGGCGTCGTACAGCGGGCGCAGATAAGGGTCAACCTTCTGGCTCAGATCGCCGGGCAGGAAACCGAGCTTCTCGCCGGCTTCCACCGCGGGGCGGGTCAGCAGAATACGGCGGATTTCCTGGCGCTCCAGCGCGTCTACCGCAGCGGCGACCGCCAGATAGGTTTTGCCGGTACCGGCCGGGCCGATGCCGAAGGTAATGTCATGGTCGAGAATATTGGCGATGTACTGCGCCTGGTTCGGCGTGCGCGGCTTCACCATGCCGCGCTTGGTTTTGATGGTCACCGCTTTGCCGTAGTCCGGCACGCTTTCGGCGACCTGTTCCAATACCCGGCTTTCTTTGATTGCCAGGTGGATTTGCTCCGGATCGATATCCGGGATCACGCCGCGGATCGGCGCGGTATCCACGTACAGATGGCGCAGGATATCGGCGGCGGCGACCACGCACGGGTTCTTGCCGACCAGCTTGAAACGGTTGTCGCGGCGGTTGATTTCGATACCCAACCGGCGCTCGAGCTGTTTGATGTTGTCATCAAACGGGCCGCACAGGCTGAGCAAGCGCTTATTGTCTGCGGGCTCTAACAAAATTTCTTGTGTTGCGACGTTCAAACTATTCCTCTAGGTCACATCGGGCCTGGTTGGTGTCACATAGATCCCCGTTATATTTCAAGCATGCAAGTAACAACGCTGCAGCCCGAAATCCCCGGGGATGCTGTTATCGGGTCAGGGCAAACCTGAGTTCTCTATCCTGAATTATTCATGGTGCGCCGCACTGGCGCAAGTTTACCCATGATCTATCTGTGCGCCGAGGGCGTAATTCAAGGCCGGAGAAGGAAAAAACGCGGCCGGCCGAGCCGCGTCATCGTAGGGAAAGCGGGGGATCAGTTCTTCTTCACAAACTCGGACTTCAGCTTCATCGGGCCGAAACCGTCGATTTTGCAATCGATGTTGTGATCGCCTTCCACCAGACGGATGTTCTTCACCTTGGTGCCGATTTTCAGCATCGAAGAGCTGCCCTTGACCTTCAGGTCTTTGACTACGGTCACCGCGTCGCCGTCCGCCAGCAGGTTGCCGTTGGCGTCTTTGACAATCAGCGCGTCTGCCTCTTCCGCCGGCGTGCTGTCGCTCCATTCGTGGGCGCATTCAGGGCAGACGAACATCGCGTTGTCTTGATAGGTGTATTCGGAATTGCACTTCGGGCAGTGTGGCATTTGCATGTTATGTCGCCTCTATAATGAAAAAACAAAAAAAGAAAATCACCGAGCGCGGGCGCCCGGTGGAGAAAAAGGTTTTTGTGCTGGATGTCATCCCAAAATAATTGGCGTTGCATCACAACAAAACCAACGGTTTGTTGAACAGCGCTTGCGCTGGCCCCAACGGGGCGAGGCTTTGCCGAGTAACGCGGCAAGAACGCGAGTCCCCAGGAACTTAGTAAACTAGGTGACTGGGGTGAACGTGCGCGGCCAGCACAGATGCAGCTTCAAGTAGGAAGGGAGGGCTGGTAAATGCCGACGCCCAGCGCGTTCTCTTTGCGGGTACGGGCGATCACCGACTGCGGGGATTCATGTACGCGCAGATCCATCTGCTGTTCGGTGCGGACCACTGCGCCGCGCAGCGAGTTGGTCAGCACTTCGGTAATTTCCACATCGACGAACTGGCCGATCATGTCCGGCGTGCCTTCGAAGTTCACCATGCGGTTGCATTCGGTGCGGCCGGCCAATTCCATCACGCTCTTGCGCGAGGTGCCCTCCACCAGAATGCGTTGCACGGTGCCCAGCATGCGGCGGCTGAACTGCTGCACCTGCTGATTGATGCGGTCCTGCAGGATATACAGCCGCTGTTTTTTCTCTTCTTCGCCGACGTCGTCCACCATATCGGCCGCCGGCGTGCCCGGCCGCGACGAATAGATAAAGCTGAAGCTGGCGTCGAAGTTGACTTCGGCGATCAGGTTCATGGTCTGCTCGAAGTCGGCCTGGGTTTCGCCCGGGAAGCCGATGATGAAGTCAGAGCTGAGCTGAATGTTCGGCCGCGCCTTGCGCAGCTTGCGAATGATAGCCTTGTATTCCAGCGCGGTGTGCGCGCGCTTCATCATGGTCAGGATGCGGTCGGAGCCGCTCTGCACCGGCAAATGCAGGAAGCTGACCAGCTCCGGCGTATCTTCATACACCGCGATGATGTCGTCGCTGAATTCGATCGGGTGGCTGGTGGTGAAGCGGATGCGGTCGATGCCGTCGATGGCCGCCACCAGGCGCAGCAGTTCGGCGAACGAGCAAATGTCGCCATCGTAGGTGGCGCCGCGGTAGGCGTTGACGTTCTGGCCGAGCAGGTTCACCTCGCGCACGCCCTGCGCCGCCAATTGGGCGATTTCGAACAGCACGTCGTCGCTCGGGCGGCTCACCTCTTCGCCGCGGGTGTAAGGCACCACGCAGAAGGTGCAGTATTTGTTGCAGCCTTCCATGATGGAAACGAAGGCGGTCGGGCCTTCGGCGCGCGGCTCCGGCAGACGGTCGAATTTCTCGATTTCCGGGAAGCTGATGTCGACCACCGGGCTGCGGGTGCCCTGCACGTGGTTGATCATCTCCGGCAGGCGGTGCAGGGTCTGCGGGCCGAACACCATGTCGACGCAGGGCGCACGGGTGCGGATCAGGTCACCTTCCTGAGAGGCGACGCAGCCGCCCACGCCGATGATCAGCGCCGGGTTTTTCTCTTTCAGCAATCTCCAACGCCCCAGCATGGCGAAAACTTTTTCCTGCGCCTTTTCACGAATCGAGCAGGTGTTCAGCAGCAGCACGTCCGCTTCCTCGGCGTTTTCGGTCCACTCGAAGCCGTGCGTGCTGTTCAACAGGTCGGCCATTTTTGATGAATCGTATTCATTCATCTGGCAGCCCCAGGTTTTGATATGTAGTTTTTTCGTCATTGACTTGCCATTACTCAGTGCGGAGCGAAAGTTGCGTTACGCGACATGCAGGACGCGTATTGTAATCATTTGGCGCCGTTGTGACCAGCGCGGGGAAAACGGCATGCGACCTGAAGCCGAATTAAAAATCCGGTACACTGCTGAAAACGCCATGCCGGGTGGAATGGCGACAATTAACAAAGAAAACATAGCCAATATGAAGACATCTCAAAAACGGTATGACGCAGTGGTGGTGGGCGGCGGCATGGTCGGCGCGGCGGCGGCGCTGGGGCTGGCGCAGGCGGGCTGGTCGGTGGCGCTGCTGGAGCACCAGGCGCCGCAGGCGTTCGAGGCGCAAAGCCCGCCGGATCTGCGCATCTCCGCCATCGGCTGTACCTCGGTCGGGCTATTGAAACAGCTGGGGGCCTGGCAGGCGGTGCTGGCGATGCGCTGCGCGCCGTACCGTCGGCTGGAAACCTGGGAGTGGGAGTCGTCGCGCGTGGCGTTCGACGCGGCGTCGCTCGGCCTGCCGGAATTGGGATTTATGGTGGAGAACCGCATTCTGCAGTTGGCGCTGTGGCAGCGGCTGGAGCAGTGCCCCAATCTGGCGCTCTGCTGCCCCGCCAGGCTGCAATCGCTGCAGCGGGTGGGCGAACATTGGCAGCTGACGCTCGACGGCGCAGAGACGCTTGAAGCGCGCCTGGTTGTTGGTGCCGACGGCGCGCAGTCGCAGGTGCGCAACCTGGCGGGCATCGGCACCAACGGCTGGCATTACCGTCAGTCGTGCATGCTGATTACCGTGGAAACCGGCGAGCCGCAGCAGGACGTTACCTGGCAGCGGTTTTTCCCGTCGGGGCCGCGCGCATTCCTGCCGCTGTACGATCGGTGGGCCTCGCTGGTGTGGTACGACAGCCCGCAGCGCATTCGCCAGCTGCAGGCGATGCCGCCGGCGCAGTTGGAGCGTGAAATCGCTGCGGCGTTTCCGGCGCGTTTGGGTAGGGTCAAGGTGCACGCCGCCGGATCCTTCCCGCTGGCGCGCCGCCATGCGCAGCGCTACGTGTTGCCGGGGTTGGCGTTGGTGGGCGATGCGGCGCATACCATCAACCCGCTGGCCGGGCAGGGCGTCAACCTGGGCTATCGCGACGTGGACGCCTTGCTGAACCTGTTGAGCGAGGCGCGGGAGCAGGGGGAAGACTGGAGCAGCGAAGCGGTACTGATGCGCTATCAGCGCCGCCGCCGCACCGATAATTTGCTGATGCAGAGCGGCATGGATCTGTTCTACACCGCCTTCAGCAATAATCTGGCGCCGTTGAGCGTGGCGCGCAACCTGGCGCTGATGGCGGCGCAGCGGGCCGGTAAGCTCAAGGAGCATGCGTTGAAATACGCGCTGGGCCTATAACGAAAACGGGTTCAGCCTGGCTGAACCCGATAACCTTGCCGAATAGCGCATAGCAAAAAGCCCGCCGAAGCGGGCTTTTCTAAATATGGCTGGGGTGCCAGGATTCGAACCTGGGTATGCTGGTATCAGAAACCAGAGCCTTACCGCTTGGCGACACCCCAATAGTTGGTGGCTACGACGGGATTTGAACCTGTGACCCCATCATTATGAGTGATGTGCTCTAACCAGCTGAGCTACGTAGCCGATGTTACTATCTACTTATTTGATCTGCAAGCAGTTTGTTATGGCTGGGGTACCTGGATTCGAACCAGGGAATGCCGGTATCAAAAACCGGTGCCTTACCGCTTGGCGATACCCCACCTGCTAACACATCTTATGTTGAAACCCCTTCCCGAAGGAATATGGCTGGGGTACCTGGATTCGAACCAGGGAATGCCGGTATCAAAAACCGGTGCCTTACCGCTTGGCGATACCCCATCAACACAGGCGTCGACGATGAAGAGAAATGGTGCGGGAGGCGAGACTTGAACTCGCACACCTTGCGGCGCCAGAACCTAAATCTGGTGCGTCTACCAATTTCGCCACTCCCGCAAAATATGGTGGCTACGACGGGATTCGAACCTGTGACCCCATCATTATGAGTGATGTGCTCTAACCAGCTGAGCTACGTAGCCATCTTTTTTTGCTTTGCCTTCATCGGCGTTGCGGGGCGCATTATGCGTATATGACCGATTTGCGTCAACAAGTTTTTTCCCGAAAAAGTGGGCAGAAGCGCCGTTTGTCTGGGTTGTGAACATTATGGCGATAAAAGCATCAATTCAAGCAATTGCCGGTAGAAAACATCAACAAAAAGGCGGGCCATAAGGCCCGCCCGGGTGACAAATCGCCGTGGAGTTATTTGTAGGCGGCCTGGTGTACGCCGACTGCACGACCAGAGGGATCGTCCATCTTTTTGAACGATTCATCCCACTCGATGGCCTTAGCCGAAGAGCAGGCCACCGACGGGCCGCCGGGCACGCATTCGGCCGCGCTCGGCAGCGGGAACAGCTCTTCGAAAATTTCGCGGTACAGGTAGCCTTCTTTGGAGGTCGGCGTATTGTACGGGAAGCGGAAACGTGCGGTTTCGAGCTGTTGATCGCTGATCTGCTGCGCAGCGACCTCTTTCAGCGTGTCAATCCAGCTGTAACCTACGCCGTCGGAGAACTGCTCTTTCTGGCGCCAGGCCACGCTGGCCGGCAGATAGGACTCAAAACATTCACGAAGGATATGTTTTTCCATTTTGCCATTGCCGCACATCTTGTCTTTCGGGTTGATGCGCATCGCCACGTCGAGGAATTTCTTGTCCAGGAAGGGCACGCGAGCCTCCACGCCCCAGGCGGACATCGCCTTGTTGGCGCGCGCGCAGTCAAACATGTGCAGCGCCAACAGTTTGCGTACCGTCTCATCGTGGAATTCGCGGGCGTCCGGCGCCTTGTGGAAGTACAGGTAACCGCCGAACACTTCGTCTGCGCCTTCGCCGGACAACACCATCTTGATGCCCATCGCTTTGATTTTACGCGACATCAGGTACATCGGCGTGGAGGCGCGGATGGTGGTGACGTCGTAGGTTTCGATGTGATAAATCACGTCGCGGATGGCGTCCAGGCCTTCCTGCACGGTGAAGTGGATCTCATGGTGCACGGTGCCCAGGTGGTTGGCCACTTCCTGCGCGGCGCGCAGATCCGGAGAGCCTTCCAGGCCGACGGCGAAGGAGTGCAGCTGGGGCCACCAGGCTTCGCTGCGCTCCTGATCTTCAACGCGGCGCGCGGCGTATTTCTTGGTGATCGCCGAAATCACCGAAGAGTCCAGCCCGCCGGACAACAACACGCCGTAAGGCACGTCGGACATCAGGTGGCTTTTCACCGAGTCTTCCAGCGCGGTGCGCAGGGCGTTGGCGTCGGTCAGGTTGTCTTTGACGTTGTCGTAGTCGAACCAGTCACGCTGGTAATATGCGCGGATCTCGCCGTCCTGGCTCCACAGGTAGCTGCCGGCCGGGAATTCCTTGATGGTGCGGCACACCGGCACCAGCGCTTTCATTTCAGAGGCGACATACAGGTTGCCGTACTCGTCGTGGCCCATATACAGCGGGATGATGCCCAGGTGATCGCGGCCGATCAGGTAGGCGTCTTTTTCGGTGTCGTACAGGGCGAAGGCGAACATGCCTTGCAGATCGTCGAGGAACGCCGGGCCTTTCTCCTGATACAGCGCCAGGATCACTTCACAGTCGGAGCCGGTCTGGAACTCGTAGCGTTCGCTCAGCTGTTGGCGCAGCGCCTGGTGGTTGTAGATTTCGCCGTTAACCGCCAGAACGTGGGTGTGCGCAGCGTTGTACAGCGGTTGAGCGCCGTTGTTGACGTCGACGATCGACAGACGCTCGTGCGCCAGAATGGCTTTATCGCTGGCGTAAACGCCGGACCAGTCCGGGCCGCGGTGGCGCATCAGGCGTGACAGCTCCAGCGCTTTCTTACGCAGTTCAACGGGATCGGACTTCAGATCGAGCACACCGAAAATAGAACACATACAACTCTCCTAACGACTTTTTTAGACTGTGATGTTGTTTTGCTTTTATGGGCGGCGGCAGCGGGTCGTCAGTAACGACGGGGCTTTGCCGCGCTGTGTTTATGAAAATGCGTCAAAAGCGGCGGGGGATGCAAGCGTTTTAACGCTGCGCTGAAAAATAGTTGTTTGAGGTACTGCGATTTTTAGTGGATATTCAGTTATTGGCTTTAAAAATTATCGAATGTTCAATTTTTCCCTGTATGAATGAGTCGCCGGCCAATTTTACCGGCGACTCGTTGTCGACTATCAGGCGATCAGCTGCCACAGGGTGAAGGCCTGGTCCGGCGTCCATCCTGCGTTCGAGGTGTGCGCCTGCAGGCAGACGTATTTCTTGCCTTTATAGGTCACCTGGTCGCCGGCTTTATAGCCGTGGTTGTTTTGCCACTCGTCCACGCCCGGATTGGGCGGCGTGCCGCCGTCGGCGGTTTTCACCGCCAGCGCGCTGCTCGGCAGCGAGGTATTGCCCTGGCTGTCGGTGGCGGTGACAAAGTAACTGTACTGGGTGGCCGGCGTCAGGCCGCTGTCCTGCAGCGCAAGGGCGCTGGTCTGGCCGATGGCGTTGCCGTTGCGATAAACGCTGTAGTGGCTTATCGGTTTGGCGCTGGCGGCGGCGCTCCAGTTCAGCGTCAGCGACGTTGAAGTGAGTGCGGTGGCGTTCAGCGCCGTCGGCGCCTCAGGCTTTCCCGGTAGCGGCGGGGTGACTCCGCCCTGGATCAGTGCAGCGTAGCGCGTTTTGAACTCCCAGTTGTAGGCCACGCCGGCGCTGCTTTTGCCGTTGTCCCAGTTTACCGACCAGGTCATCAGCCCCTTGATCGACAGATTTTTGGCGTCGAGCCGCGCAAAGGCGTTGTAGACCGCCTGCTTGTTGACCACGTAGCCGCTTGCCGCCGCGTCGTTGTTGCTCGGCAGGCCGATAACGAATTTCGCCGCCGGGATTTTGGCGTAGCCGCGGGTGCCGGTGACCAGGCTTTCCGTCAGGTAATAGAGGAAGTCCTCTTTCATGGCGTCGTTATCCTGGGTGATCCAGGCGTTGAGCTCGTCAACCCAGATGCCGTCGCCGCCCTGGTTGTAATATTGCGGCGCGATAAAGTCATAATAGCCTTCGAGCGCGGTAATATAATCCAGGTAGGTGCCGTTGGCGCGCAAATAAGGGAATTCCGGCGCCATGCTGACAATAAAGTTTTTACCCTGCGCGGCGTAGTGCGCTTTCACCTTTTTCAGTGCCGCCGGCAGCACGGTTTTATTGTTGGCCGCGCCGATGGCCGCCTGTTCCAGATCGATATCCAGGCCGTCGAAACCGTAAGTTTCCACCAGGCGGATAATTTCGTTGGCCAGCGGCTCTTCGTCGCCGGTTTTCAATTCGATATGCGCATCCGCGCCGCCGAGAGAAATCAGTACCGCGCGCCCCTGGCTGTTCAACACGCCCACCTGGCGGCGGAACTCGGCGTCGGTCAGGTTGTAGGGCTTGAAGGTCGGGATGCCCTGGCCTTTCATAAAGGCGACCGCCACCACGTTATATTCAGGCGGGATATCGGTCAGATCCATATTGGTGAATTTGCCTTGCTTGTAACCATCGCTGGCGCCGGCCAGCCAGTTATGCCAGAAACCCATCAGGATTTTTTTGTTGGAGATGTCCGGCATCGCGGCTGCGTCGTCTGCGGCTTGCGTATTGATAATATTATTAGTGCTCATAGCGGCCTCGTTATTTTTGGGTAAGAGTATTTCCACACGCCGGCAATAACGGTTATTGCCGGGCGTAAATACATAGTGCGGATTTTTAACGAGGGGAGAGTGAAACCTTTGGCGGCCAAGAATAAATTAAATTCAAATTGGCTGGGGAGTGAGCAGGG is drawn from Serratia entomophila and contains these coding sequences:
- the miaB gene encoding tRNA (N6-isopentenyl adenosine(37)-C2)-methylthiotransferase MiaB; translation: MTKKLHIKTWGCQMNEYDSSKMADLLNSTHGFEWTENAEEADVLLLNTCSIREKAQEKVFAMLGRWRLLKEKNPALIIGVGGCVASQEGDLIRTRAPCVDMVFGPQTLHRLPEMINHVQGTRSPVVDISFPEIEKFDRLPEPRAEGPTAFVSIMEGCNKYCTFCVVPYTRGEEVSRPSDDVLFEIAQLAAQGVREVNLLGQNVNAYRGATYDGDICSFAELLRLVAAIDGIDRIRFTTSHPIEFSDDIIAVYEDTPELVSFLHLPVQSGSDRILTMMKRAHTALEYKAIIRKLRKARPNIQLSSDFIIGFPGETQADFEQTMNLIAEVNFDASFSFIYSSRPGTPAADMVDDVGEEEKKQRLYILQDRINQQVQQFSRRMLGTVQRILVEGTSRKSVMELAGRTECNRMVNFEGTPDMIGQFVDVEITEVLTNSLRGAVVRTEQQMDLRVHESPQSVIARTRKENALGVGIYQPSLPT
- the ubiF gene encoding 3-demethoxyubiquinol 3-hydroxylase translates to MKTSQKRYDAVVVGGGMVGAAAALGLAQAGWSVALLEHQAPQAFEAQSPPDLRISAIGCTSVGLLKQLGAWQAVLAMRCAPYRRLETWEWESSRVAFDAASLGLPELGFMVENRILQLALWQRLEQCPNLALCCPARLQSLQRVGEHWQLTLDGAETLEARLVVGADGAQSQVRNLAGIGTNGWHYRQSCMLITVETGEPQQDVTWQRFFPSGPRAFLPLYDRWASLVWYDSPQRIRQLQAMPPAQLEREIAAAFPARLGRVKVHAAGSFPLARRHAQRYVLPGLALVGDAAHTINPLAGQGVNLGYRDVDALLNLLSEAREQGEDWSSEAVLMRYQRRRRTDNLLMQSGMDLFYTAFSNNLAPLSVARNLALMAAQRAGKLKEHALKYALGL
- the asnB gene encoding asparagine synthase B, producing MCSIFGVLDLKSDPVELRKKALELSRLMRHRGPDWSGVYASDKAILAHERLSIVDVNNGAQPLYNAAHTHVLAVNGEIYNHQALRQQLSERYEFQTGSDCEVILALYQEKGPAFLDDLQGMFAFALYDTEKDAYLIGRDHLGIIPLYMGHDEYGNLYVASEMKALVPVCRTIKEFPAGSYLWSQDGEIRAYYQRDWFDYDNVKDNLTDANALRTALEDSVKSHLMSDVPYGVLLSGGLDSSVISAITKKYAARRVEDQERSEAWWPQLHSFAVGLEGSPDLRAAQEVANHLGTVHHEIHFTVQEGLDAIRDVIYHIETYDVTTIRASTPMYLMSRKIKAMGIKMVLSGEGADEVFGGYLYFHKAPDAREFHDETVRKLLALHMFDCARANKAMSAWGVEARVPFLDKKFLDVAMRINPKDKMCGNGKMEKHILRECFESYLPASVAWRQKEQFSDGVGYSWIDTLKEVAAQQISDQQLETARFRFPYNTPTSKEGYLYREIFEELFPLPSAAECVPGGPSVACSSAKAIEWDESFKKMDDPSGRAVGVHQAAYK
- a CDS encoding carbohydrate-binding protein, which codes for MSTNNIINTQAADDAAAMPDISNKKILMGFWHNWLAGASDGYKQGKFTNMDLTDIPPEYNVVAVAFMKGQGIPTFKPYNLTDAEFRRQVGVLNSQGRAVLISLGGADAHIELKTGDEEPLANEIIRLVETYGFDGLDIDLEQAAIGAANNKTVLPAALKKVKAHYAAQGKNFIVSMAPEFPYLRANGTYLDYITALEGYYDFIAPQYYNQGGDGIWVDELNAWITQDNDAMKEDFLYYLTESLVTGTRGYAKIPAAKFVIGLPSNNDAAASGYVVNKQAVYNAFARLDAKNLSIKGLMTWSVNWDNGKSSAGVAYNWEFKTRYAALIQGGVTPPLPGKPEAPTALNATALTSTSLTLNWSAAASAKPISHYSVYRNGNAIGQTSALALQDSGLTPATQYSYFVTATDSQGNTSLPSSALAVKTADGGTPPNPGVDEWQNNHGYKAGDQVTYKGKKYVCLQAHTSNAGWTPDQAFTLWQLIA